In Candidatus Bathyarchaeia archaeon, the following are encoded in one genomic region:
- a CDS encoding rubrerythrin family protein, producing MELKGSRTEKNLLAAFAGESQARMRYTFFASVAKKEGYEQIAAIFTETADNEKEHAELFFKFLKGGLVEITAAYPAGVIASTAENLRAAAEGEKYEWGTLYPNFAEIAEEEGFPEVARTFRNVAKVEEYHERRYRKLLANVELGRVFKRDKPVMWKCRNCGYVMEGREAPEKCPVCDHPRSYYELWTENY from the coding sequence ATGGAATTGAAAGGTAGCAGAACAGAGAAGAATTTGTTGGCGGCTTTCGCTGGCGAGTCACAGGCTAGAATGCGCTACACCTTCTTTGCCAGCGTTGCGAAGAAGGAAGGTTACGAACAGATTGCGGCGATTTTCACGGAGACAGCGGACAACGAGAAAGAACACGCTGAGCTTTTCTTTAAGTTTCTAAAAGGCGGCTTGGTGGAGATTACTGCAGCCTATCCAGCAGGCGTTATTGCTTCGACAGCAGAGAACCTGCGGGCTGCGGCTGAAGGTGAAAAATACGAGTGGGGTACGCTTTATCCTAATTTTGCAGAGATTGCAGAAGAGGAAGGTTTTCCAGAGGTTGCTAGAACTTTTCGGAATGTTGCGAAGGTTGAGGAGTATCATGAGAGACGATACAGAAAATTGCTAGCAAACGTTGAACTTGGCAGAGTTTTCAAAAGAGACAAGCCTGTAATGTGGAAGTGTCGAAACTGTGGATACGTGATGGAAGGCAGAGAAGCGCCAGAAAAATGTCCAGTGTGCGACCACCCGAGAAGCTATTATGAGCTTTGGACAGAAAACTACTAA
- a CDS encoding histone deacetylase: MVDKVMMTFHEKFRQYDLGEGHPFRGDRFANAMKFFENQGLFKLSEIVLVEPQPASKEELLRVHEEGYVDLIFRLARENKPYDVETPVSPEILEAALLIVGGAIRCGRAVFGGEVKRAISVGGGYHHAGRSYGGGFCIFNDVAVLVEHLRAKYNVKRFLILDYDVHFGNGTSDIYYQDPSVLYISLHQDPRTIYPGTGFVEQIGEYAGEGCNINVPLPPGTSDNTYLYALNEIFVPLAEEFKPEVIIANGGSDAHFADMLGGLNLTVNGFFRVSRLIRETADKICGGKVVLIPGSGYNPQVLPMCWYALVAGVAGLNEIHVEDSFPLPKEPAHCIRVVERTIDELKRLLRRYWSCFGGFGLNVVP, encoded by the coding sequence TTGGTTGACAAAGTGATGATGACTTTTCACGAGAAATTTAGACAGTATGATTTGGGCGAAGGACATCCTTTTAGAGGAGACAGATTCGCAAATGCTATGAAGTTTTTTGAAAATCAAGGTTTGTTTAAGCTTTCGGAAATTGTTCTTGTTGAACCTCAACCAGCATCGAAAGAGGAGTTGTTAAGGGTTCATGAAGAGGGTTATGTGGATTTGATTTTTCGTTTGGCAAGGGAGAACAAGCCTTATGATGTTGAGACGCCTGTTTCACCGGAGATTTTGGAGGCTGCACTGTTAATTGTTGGTGGTGCGATTCGTTGTGGTAGGGCTGTTTTTGGTGGGGAAGTGAAGCGTGCAATTTCTGTGGGTGGTGGTTATCATCATGCTGGACGCAGTTATGGCGGTGGATTCTGCATATTTAATGATGTGGCTGTTTTGGTTGAGCATTTGAGAGCAAAGTATAATGTTAAGCGTTTTCTAATATTGGATTATGATGTGCATTTTGGAAACGGCACAAGCGACATCTACTATCAAGATCCAAGCGTGCTCTACATCTCTTTGCACCAGGACCCGAGAACAATTTATCCGGGAACTGGTTTTGTTGAACAGATTGGAGAGTACGCTGGAGAAGGTTGTAACATTAATGTGCCTTTGCCTCCAGGCACAAGTGATAACACGTATCTTTATGCGTTAAATGAGATTTTTGTTCCGTTGGCAGAGGAGTTTAAGCCCGAGGTGATAATTGCTAATGGTGGAAGCGATGCGCATTTTGCTGATATGCTTGGAGGTTTGAATTTGACTGTGAATGGTTTTTTTAGAGTTTCAAGGCTGATTAGAGAAACGGCGGATAAGATTTGTGGTGGAAAAGTTGTTTTGATTCCTGGAAGTGGTTATAATCCGCAGGTTTTGCCGATGTGCTGGTATGCGCTTGTTGCTGGAGTGGCTGGTTTGAACGAGATTCATGTGGAAGATTCTTTTCCGCTGCCGAAAGAGCCAGCTCATTGTATTAGGGTGGTTGAGAGAACTATTGATGAGTTGAAGAGGTTGTTGCGTAGGTATTGGTCGTGTTTTGGTGGTTTTGGGTTGAATGTTGTTCCTTGA
- a CDS encoding NTPase: protein MQKRILLLTGVPGVGKSSVLLKIVEAFKARGYRVGGMLSREVRSCGTRVGFEILDLSSGERGWLAHVNQPSGPRVGKYRVNLEDLDSVGVAAILRAVDGLDVVAIDEVGPMELFSERFREAVKRAAESGKLVVGIIHWKAGDKLINEIRAREDAEVHVVTFENRGNLHEVILEKAVKFLENT from the coding sequence TTGCAGAAACGAATTTTGCTTTTAACTGGCGTTCCGGGTGTTGGGAAGTCAAGTGTTCTTTTGAAAATTGTTGAGGCGTTCAAAGCTAGAGGCTACCGTGTTGGCGGAATGTTAAGTCGTGAAGTTCGCTCTTGCGGCACACGGGTTGGTTTTGAAATTTTGGATTTAAGCAGTGGCGAGCGTGGGTGGCTTGCGCATGTTAATCAGCCTAGCGGTCCAAGGGTTGGCAAGTACCGCGTGAACTTGGAAGACCTTGACAGTGTGGGCGTTGCTGCGATTTTGAGGGCTGTTGATGGTTTGGACGTGGTTGCTATTGATGAGGTTGGACCGATGGAGTTGTTTTCTGAACGGTTTAGGGAAGCGGTTAAGCGGGCTGCTGAGAGTGGAAAGCTTGTGGTTGGCATAATTCATTGGAAGGCAGGGGATAAACTGATAAATGAAATTAGAGCCAGAGAAGACGCTGAAGTGCATGTGGTTACTTTTGAGAACAGAGGAAACCTACACGAGGTAATACTTGAAAAAGCAGTCAAATTTCTAGAAAACACATAA
- a CDS encoding M55 family metallopeptidase, with translation MKAFVSVDMEGMPYVVVPGHLNLKGSLYEEARKIATKVTLVVVDELHKKGFDEVVVADSHGPMVNVHVEDLPEYVEIIRGFPRPLSMVAGVEGCDVAVFLGYHSKFGTAKSSFDHTYSGGSINKLEINGVEVSEFLFNAYAAGDFKVPVMLVAGDAQLLEDDVKKYAPWVETVALKRSLSRVSAKSPGMVKIESELRKAVDKAVANFKRKKVKLLVAGKPVKSRVTFLASHFADVAGLLPSVKRVDGLCVEYTAKSMVDAYKTFELLVLAAAGISSLLTNLS, from the coding sequence ATGAAAGCGTTTGTTTCGGTTGATATGGAGGGCATGCCGTACGTTGTTGTTCCGGGGCATTTGAATTTGAAGGGTAGTTTGTATGAGGAGGCTAGGAAGATTGCTACTAAAGTTACGCTTGTGGTTGTTGATGAGTTGCATAAGAAGGGTTTTGACGAGGTTGTTGTTGCTGACAGTCACGGTCCAATGGTTAATGTTCATGTTGAGGATTTGCCTGAGTACGTGGAGATTATTAGGGGTTTTCCGCGTCCGCTGAGTATGGTTGCGGGTGTTGAAGGGTGTGATGTTGCTGTTTTTCTTGGTTATCATTCTAAGTTTGGAACGGCGAAGTCTTCGTTTGACCATACCTACAGTGGCGGAAGCATTAACAAGTTAGAAATTAATGGTGTTGAGGTTAGCGAGTTTCTCTTTAATGCGTATGCTGCGGGAGACTTTAAGGTTCCAGTGATGCTGGTTGCTGGCGACGCTCAACTGTTAGAAGATGATGTTAAGAAGTATGCGCCTTGGGTTGAAACTGTGGCTTTGAAGCGTTCTTTGAGCAGAGTTTCCGCTAAGAGTCCTGGAATGGTGAAAATTGAGAGTGAATTGAGAAAGGCTGTTGATAAGGCGGTTGCCAACTTTAAGCGCAAGAAGGTTAAGCTGTTGGTTGCTGGTAAGCCTGTTAAGTCGCGTGTTACTTTTTTGGCGAGTCACTTTGCGGATGTGGCGGGGTTGCTACCTTCAGTTAAGCGAGTTGACGGGTTATGTGTGGAATACACGGCGAAGAGTATGGTTGACGCGTATAAGACGTTTGAGTTGCTGGTGCTTGCTGCAGCGGGGATTTCGTCTTTGCTTACGAATCTTTCTTAG
- a CDS encoding CdvA-like protein has protein sequence MISWKHSFKRLSEEYEMAKKKKQALDNLLNTGKISPPTHELFNKEIDATVEEIEKQQKALLEKMNTKMKELEEQIKTLEMFLANFEIQHVTGEVDDETYQREINLLSVGLDTARKELGAVKEAINQLSTNTLNLTVDVSVQEKIEPQPSENIDGSKVEIKVVEEAPPVVEIKEITTSELAQEHAQPAEAQPQTAEKQEA, from the coding sequence TTGATTTCGTGGAAACACTCTTTTAAGCGATTAAGCGAAGAATATGAGATGGCGAAGAAAAAGAAGCAAGCTTTGGACAATTTATTGAACACCGGCAAAATTTCGCCGCCGACGCATGAACTTTTCAACAAGGAAATCGACGCGACAGTGGAGGAAATTGAAAAGCAGCAGAAGGCTTTGCTGGAGAAAATGAATACTAAAATGAAGGAGCTTGAAGAGCAAATCAAAACGTTGGAGATGTTTCTTGCAAACTTTGAGATTCAGCATGTGACAGGCGAGGTTGACGATGAAACTTATCAACGCGAAATCAACCTTCTGTCTGTTGGGCTTGACACTGCAAGGAAGGAGTTAGGCGCTGTTAAAGAAGCCATAAATCAGCTTTCGACAAATACGCTGAACCTAACAGTAGATGTGAGCGTGCAAGAAAAAATTGAGCCACAGCCTTCAGAAAATATTGATGGATCTAAAGTTGAAATCAAAGTTGTCGAAGAAGCTCCGCCAGTTGTTGAAATCAAAGAAATAACAACTTCTGAGCTTGCACAAGAACACGCGCAACCAGCAGAAGCTCAACCGCAAACTGCAGAAAAACAAGAAGCGTAG
- a CDS encoding ribbon-helix-helix domain-containing protein, with the protein MKAQKHDERIALRLPSEFREKIQELIRQGKFKNLSDVVRAALEQFLQTA; encoded by the coding sequence TTGAAAGCCCAAAAACATGACGAACGAATTGCATTGCGATTGCCTTCAGAATTTAGGGAGAAAATACAGGAATTAATCAGGCAAGGGAAATTTAAGAACCTTTCAGACGTGGTTCGTGCAGCGTTGGAGCAGTTTCTCCAAACTGCTTAG
- a CDS encoding tyrosine-type recombinase/integrase: protein MARLCCPECGSQLLYKDGLRYLSDGSTVQRWLCRNCGYRFSQKSDKRSSESASFVNKFTSDKCHKTSLNQASFSANAESQSSFVTFGESGKGGKSFKNCLTQCNSDAHGKKVLVMEAAKATSEKREAGATETAQQDVKGKIVQFMFQLASDGINEATIQNYVKTLKLLLKYGADLSNPESVKEVIAKQKRWSESTKSLAVIVYGKFAELNQIKWKPPIYKPNRKVPFIPLESELDSLIASCGKKLSALLRLLKETGIRVGEALKLQWKDLDTKTDTIILNSTEKHGVCRVIKISTELMAMLNSLPKTSDRIFGYRHLSSWEGSFSLQRRKAAVKLQNPRLLQIHFHTFRHWKATMEYAKTKDILHVMKTLGHRNLQTTLIYTQLVNFETNEYHSATAKTVEEAKQLVEAGFEYVCEIDNVQLFRKRK, encoded by the coding sequence ATGGCTCGGCTGTGCTGTCCAGAATGTGGTTCTCAGCTTCTCTATAAGGATGGTTTGCGTTATCTTAGTGATGGTTCAACAGTTCAAAGGTGGCTTTGCCGAAACTGTGGTTATCGGTTTAGTCAGAAATCTGACAAAAGAAGCTCAGAATCAGCTTCTTTTGTAAATAAATTTACAAGTGACAAATGTCACAAAACAAGCTTAAATCAAGCTTCTTTTTCAGCAAATGCTGAATCTCAGTCTTCTTTTGTCACATTTGGGGAAAGTGGGAAAGGCGGAAAGTCTTTTAAGAATTGTTTGACACAATGCAATAGCGATGCACATGGCAAGAAGGTTCTTGTCATGGAAGCGGCAAAAGCAACAAGCGAAAAGCGGGAAGCGGGAGCCACAGAAACCGCACAGCAAGACGTTAAAGGAAAAATTGTTCAGTTTATGTTTCAGTTAGCCAGCGATGGAATAAACGAGGCAACAATACAAAACTATGTTAAAACTTTGAAGTTGCTGTTGAAGTATGGAGCAGACCTTTCAAACCCTGAAAGCGTAAAAGAAGTTATTGCTAAACAGAAAAGATGGAGTGAATCCACAAAGTCTTTGGCAGTGATAGTTTACGGAAAATTTGCAGAGTTAAACCAAATAAAATGGAAACCGCCAATTTACAAGCCAAACCGAAAAGTGCCTTTCATTCCCTTAGAAAGCGAGCTTGACAGTTTAATAGCAAGCTGCGGAAAAAAGCTTAGTGCATTGTTGAGGCTGCTTAAAGAAACAGGAATCCGTGTAGGTGAAGCGTTAAAGCTTCAATGGAAAGATCTTGACACTAAAACGGACACTATAATATTGAACAGCACGGAAAAACATGGCGTGTGCAGAGTTATCAAAATTTCAACTGAGCTTATGGCGATGCTTAACAGTCTTCCGAAAACTTCAGACCGCATCTTTGGATATAGGCACTTGTCAAGTTGGGAAGGAAGCTTCAGCTTGCAAAGAAGGAAAGCAGCAGTTAAACTTCAGAATCCAAGATTGCTGCAAATTCACTTCCACACGTTTAGGCATTGGAAGGCAACAATGGAATACGCTAAAACCAAAGACATTCTGCACGTTATGAAAACTTTGGGACATAGAAACTTGCAGACGACTTTAATCTACACTCAACTAGTCAACTTTGAAACCAACGAATACCATTCGGCAACAGCTAAAACTGTGGAAGAGGCTAAACAATTAGTAGAAGCAGGGTTTGAATATGTCTGCGAAATTGACAATGTTCAACTGTTCAGAAAGAGGAAATAA